The genomic segment AAGTAGCCTATTTGGGGAACATTTGTCCCTGCTGGACATTCAGTCCATGCCATTGACAAAGAGAAGGTGAGGATTTCAGTCTGTAGGATTCAGCCATGTCCCCCAGGGGGCAGCATTTGGAGGACTCAATTGTTCTCTGCAGGACTGTCTCCGCTGGCTGGTGTTGTCGGCAAAGGCTCTGGatgcactctctcgctctctgtcttcttctctccttgGAATCCCAGGTGGCCAGCTGGTTGATTGAAGAGATAAGATTGGGACAAATCAGTCCTcctcatctgctctgctctgcactgtctGCTTATCAGGCATTAGGCGTACGGCACTCAGGGGTGCTCACTCGGAGAATCCCTCGGGTCGGGTAGAGGCGAGGCTCCCATGTGGAAGGCGGGCCTTAGGTAGAGTAATGGCTCATCTGCAATCAGTCGCCTGACTGCCATTCCCAAGGTTGCCCCCAGCTATGTGCATGCTCAGCAATCCCCATTGGCAATTCATAAGGTAGATATTACTCGCCcagctgcagaaaaaaaaacacaagatacAGTTAGGGCCTAAATTACAAACACCTCCAACGCTTAAGTTATTATCATGGCTTTTAACATTGGTAAACAAATGGATGGTATACACTTGACAGTCCAGTTGTAAATTATAAATTACCTTTTAAGGTGCTCCCTTGGGCCAGTTGCGTCGTAATTGGTTTTTGGACCCATGGCTGGCTATCTCGATGCCAGATCTCTGCAGAGTGAATCTGATCAGCACTGGCTTCGTGTCCCCTATTTATACTTCCAAATCtccatgtgaatgtgtgggtCTTGGGCTGGTTGGAGTTTCTCACAGTCAGCAGCCAATGGCTGAGCTGCAGAGGACAATGAATGGGGAGTGTGGAGCTGCCACATGCTGGATTCTCCCATTGCTGGGGGACAATGGTCAAGGCTCAGGGGAACAGGTGCTGGGTTTGGGTGATGCAGAGAGACCCACAGAGCCAATGGGAGGATGTGGGAAACCACTGACCCTGAGAGGAGACTTAATCTGTGTCTGATAGGGTCAATCACGCTGACATTTGAGATTCTCTTAGATCACAATTTCAAGCAATTTTCTGTCTACCTTCACAATTTTCACATGGCAAATATCAGGCCTGTTTTAttgataggcctattcatttgttACCTGTATATAAGCAAATTTGGTATTTTGAATCAGACATGTCAACaaggtctaaatgcattttaacTCAATCAAAATACTAATAAACTGAAGCACTGATTCTAAGCAAGTATACCCTAAACCGAACTACTGACCAAGGTAATCCAGACCCTATGCATATAAAATCTTTTGAATCAACTGTGTGATCAGCATCTTCAAAGTAAAACAACATTTTTGCATCATTGCATCTCTTTGTTATATTTTAATTGTGTAAAACAATGTTTTTTAGTATTCAAAATCAGATTCTTATTAGTCCCATTGTAAGTATCATCGGTTTGTTTGCTTTACTGTCAGTGGATGGCCCCAGATGTGCCAGATGCTTGTACAATGCGTGTACTCCTGTTAGTTGAGGCACATTACTGTATTGGGTtatactttacttgacgccagcgtcatacatatgacataacagtgtcataacagtgtcataatagtgtcatgaacaagTCATAAACGTTTTCCATATAAAGTTGACATAGACCTGTCTTTGTCTTAACTGAATTTCATGctttatgacaccgttatgtcatacatatgacgtcGGTGTCAAGTAGGGTGTTTTTTAATTCTAAATTTAATTCTAAATTCTAGTCTAAATTATTGCTGTATGCATGATAAAGAGTGCTTTACTACACCTCTAATCACGTCCAccaaaagcacacaaacaaaatataaGTTTTGTGTTGTAATTGACACACATAGTGACACAGATTGCATTACAAACATTTGGATTAAAGGAATATAAGATGGGAGAAATAGTTGCACCTTCTATAATGTTTGATCATGTGGGGTTAATTTCGAAGCAATTAGATGTGAAAGCCTCAGATAATAGCTATTTATAATGACTATGTGTTCTCACCTATACTGAACTACAGATTGGCATACGTACATCATATATTATCAGCAGGGCTCAAAATGAActtcatcagccaaaatggctatatgTTAATCTTAGCCAAatacacattcactaatgggtcaaagtggataaGAAGTTTTtctattctaccagccaaactgaaatttcaccagtatttgaccagttggctggtgttatcAGCAGATCTAACGTAGGCCTATGTGCTAGAATACATAAACAGTGGTATAAAATGGTAAAAACGTTCCTTGCGTGATGGAACTCACTCTGTGCACATTCAGTCACATCATTTGTGTGGAAAATCGGCACACACTTAAGCTTATACACCAGGCAAGCCAGACTTCAGGATTTGTCTAGTAGGTTACAAACACTCTGCAATGTaaggcatgcagacacagacatggaaaaaaaaatagttcCTTCATCATTAACATTTCATCAAAGCACATTAATGCGCATTGGCGTGCGGAACAATAAATGGAATGcaggatttttctctttttttgccccTTGTGCGTGTCTGTGGAATGTCTGCTGGTTGCCGCGGCGAGGATGCTAATGAGCCAGGAACTGGGATTCTCCTCTCCTGGGTTTTCCCACACTCTCCAGCCAGTGGAGGTTACTGCTCACAATAGAAGTGTGCCTTCCATATGCTAATTCCCCTCCATGGAGCCCTGAATAGATCAGCTGAACCTCCAGTGTCCTATTCAGGTGCTATGAGTGAAATGCATTCCAGAGGCAGAAATATAGGCTATACAAACTTAAACTTAGATAGGTGCATAGTAAAGACTTAGATTGGAacttaatataaaatatatataaaagatGAAAATGAgaatgtagagtaaactggtccacttcggaaagactaggccagggatgactggagcactcagatactttttagtattttattgtggtgaaaacataatgactgacgtttcgacgctgtgtgcgtcttcttcagagtaaaAAAGGACACAtacagcgtcgaaacgtcagtcattatgttttcaccacaataaaatactaaaaagtatctgagtgctccagtcatccctggcctagtctttccgaagtggaccagtttactctacattgtataccgtcctggactggacgcaccaagaaggttagagcgcaagtgacttcccttttactagatgaaaatgagaatcttcacagatgaAAGGACTGGTTTATAGTGCGGAAAACAAAATATATCACAGTACAATTACCAACGGTGTTACTCACACTTTTTAAACCCCTTTTAGCATAAGCCGTttctgggaaaaggtgccctctccctattaaaacctaaatattgcagccttcgaagcacatacaaacatgaaataagttgcatttaaaagctagaacctccATTTGCAGTAGattgtgttaattcagctctaacatacccaccgtttaaataaaacagctcaaatctaaaTAACCTTAATGCATATGTCGCTCAATGCCAACTTGTACTTTCTTATTAGAGCCTCAAGGCACATTGATTTTATAGACTGTATTTAAACAGAAATGTCATTGCATCACCACCAATAGTCATAGATACAGGTGTGGAGCAGAGAAGGGTAGACTAACTCTCTTTTtctaaagtattttttgggggctttacgAGCTTTATTGTTtcttatcagacaggacagtgaagcggagacaggaagtgagttgggggaGAGAAACGGGCAAGGTCCGGCAAAAGATCCAGgtagggaatcgaacccgggtaggCCACGTAGTAGACGATTGTCCTGCCATATCAACCAAGGTAGGGCCAAGAGTAGAGTAAACTCTtgttaatcctgaaggaaatgaagagttccagcagcatacataaatacaccataacaacatctctcaacaaggaaaatgaaagtgaaagtgaaagcctgacggggcaactccaactcccattgtcattgtgacacagcactccacagcatacaagtgtacactgcacacaacaaatttcattttatgcctcacctgtgcaaggggacagTCCCAAATGGCACCCAAAAGGGAGTAGTGTGGCGGGATGGCACCATTCTCGGGGTActgcagtcatggaggaggatgggggatagcactggttaattactcccccccaccaacctggcatgtTGGGAttcgaaacggcaacctttgggctacaagtctgatatgACTGCTCACCCAGACTACCCTGAGAATGCCCTGAAAATGAATTTCAAATTTGATTTTTCTTTGCTGAATTATCAAGTCACATGTGCAATTTGATTGAAGCATTGACTGGCAGTGAAGCACCAAACCTTCAGTGTAAAACATGATGCCTTAGAAAAAAGTTAGAAATATTTTATTTGAGTTTTGGGGGTGTTGTAAAGTGATATTATGTCAGCTAGCAAATCTGTCTAGACTACCACTTGGATTTTGTCCCCATTGTCTGTGACAGACTCCACCACGCTTTCCCACACTCTCTCCATTCACTCATCTTCAATGGAGCAACAATGGGAGTGTGTCATtaacccagggctggactgctcatctgacttacaggacattttcccggtgggctgacagtcctccaTGGCTCATGTTGTTGTTCTTTTGGGAGTGACccccacagtttagagggggtGACCCATCGGCCCATCTCTTGAATATAGACAGTAGACTAGTCAAGCAGGATGCAGTTTGAAAACAGCTTGTATGGCAAAGATGCCTGGATGgttttgtggtcccagtccatccctgtatTAACCCTCATGTTAGTCAGGGAGATCTAGTATCCTCCCCCCTCTGCAGCTGTGGGGACAGAGGTGCTCTTTCAAGAGAGACATATTTAAACAGCTGGGGTGGTTGCTTTAAATAGCAACACCGGGTAGTCTTCTTAAAAGCAGAGTATAGGATTGTGGCCTGATTAGGCATAGAAACTGCTGCCCATTGTAACCCATACCCGAATTTGATCTTGTCCTGAATATttgaaatatataataatatataagaAATACATATTTACTTGTCTGCGCATATCATGGTTAGTTTTGCAGCTAACGATGTCTATTGCTGGACATGTAATTGGCCGACATGAATTTTTAATGCATGAAACATGTAATTTTCCCAGACATGAATACTTACTAAAGTGTGCCATTGACTACAATTAAAGCAATTTTGccattgatgtaggcctacatgctggcAAAAGGCAAAATAGTGACTAAATAAAACCAATATATCAAAACACCAAAAACATCATATTTGAGAGATCGGAATTTATTTCCAGTTTCTTGTAACAGAAGAAAAGCAATCAGAAATGTTCTGAGAAATGTTCACAAATATCTGTCAAGGTGACATGGTCTCACCTGAACATGGTTTTATAACAGTCTTTAAAAAAGACAACAGCATGCCTCATGAATAAGGCTGTTTCAAGTTCATGTcagaaaataaacatttttaaaatTCTCCCATTTTGGGAGATTACATGGTTTTCTCAAATATTAAGAACGTGTTACAGATTCTCAAAAATGAGATGTAGCCTACATAGGTCTTCACAGAAGACATCAGGGCATCCTTGTGTAAAAAGGCAGGTATAAGTTCATTCATAGAATAAACAAAACATGGCTCAAACACCCACATGGGGCATATTACAATTTGTTCTTAAATATTAAGAAAGTGTCACAATTTGTCATACTTGAGATTTCTCCATCATTTAAGGAACGTCCACAGAGAAAAATAAGCATGCTTAATACAAGTTAAGCATAATAATATTTCAATGATACAGTGAAGTAAGTTTGACATGTCAAGAAGCACTGCCATGCACAACCAGGGCAATCTTCCAAACTATGGATGATTCAAATATTGAATCTACTCCTATGTATACAACATGAATTCAATATgttaaaaaaatctttaaaagttTTTCATTTGGTCTTCACTGAAGACATTGCATTTGCAAAGACTTGCAAATACCCCTTCCTCTCAGGAAATTCAAAACGTATTAAGATAACATCAGTTATCACTTGCAGTTGATAACAACCAAATGTCTTTTCTTTCCAAAGGAAAACAAGTGTCCACACTTTTTTTCAGAGTTGACCAATGTGGTCATACAAAACTCGAACTGAAGTTGTCTACCAGGGCCTCCAGGGGGCGCTGTTGGCTGGAATCTTCTCTTGGTTGACATTGTGCTGATTCAGCACGTTCTGTTGAGGCAGGACTGACGCCACCACAGTGTCTTCATCCGAGGATGTTTTCAGGATCTGGAAGTGGTTCAGCATTGCTCCACTAAACCGCCCCTGAAGCTCCTCTTTAGATGGGAAAACTGGAATCTTCTGAGGGCACATGGAGAATCTCTGGCCTGCTGCAACGACATTGGAGAAGGGCAGAGTCTTCTGCTGAAGCTTTTTTCTCAGGAGGCAAACGGTCATCTCCAGGATGTCAGCTTTCTCCAGCTTGGACTCGGGCTGCTGGTTCTGGAGCTGTGGACCCAGGAGAGCCTTGAGTTCCTCAATGCTGTTGTTGATGCGATCTCTGCGCAGCTTCTCCACAATCGGTTTTCTCACCTTTAAAAAAAAGGCAAGACATTAGTTCCTTTGTCCTGAATTATTATTAAAGTGTCAAACTGATAAATAGATTAACCAACAAGTTTGAAATAAGCTCTGCTATTTACCTTGTGGGAAAGACTCATGTAGTCCTTTGGGTGATCTGCTGTAGAGGTGATTGTAGGCGCCATAGCTGCAGCTGTAGTTGATCTCTCTCGCTCTGCAGAGTGAGTGTGATCAGCACTGGCTTCATGCCCCCTATTTATACTCCCAAATCtccatgtgaatgtgtgggtCTTGGGCTGGTTGGAGTTTCTCACAGTCAGCAGCCAATGGCTGAGCTGCAGAGGACAATGGGGAGTGTGGAGCTGCCACATGCTGGATTCTCCCATAGCTGGGGGACAATGGTCAAGGCTCAGGGGAACAGGTGCTGGGTTTGGGGTGATGCAGAGAGACCCACAGAGCCAATGGGAGGATGTGGGAAACCACTGACCCTTATGGGGTCAATGCCACTAACAGAGCACACTTTGGGATCTGAccattcattcaaagactgtttgaTCTGCATCTGTTGGCTAATGTATAGCCTATaggcagccccgccgacagggggggacaaaagggctttttgtcccgggccctggactaggggggcccataactgggcccccatgacattgggattaattattatatggtcacttcaaaaatgtgttgatttagggaagaaatgtgctttatttgcattcaaacaatgacgtgtagatatttgccttcattgcccttgaaaaaaacggccaataaccccctatcacccctattccaaaatggtttggtctttctagaaaaaaagacgacatcattcgataagtggtcagtgcgcgagccaattagtcaacaacatgcacaagtcaggagcgctgaaaaggaaagaaaggcgaaaaagagatgaagaagccaaaagcctgaggggttctctacataaatatttcagaaaagactcgggtgatgcagcaggtaggctaccagtaaaagcagctgtgcagcagatccaggtaagacacggggcaactttttccagtcccgtcgtcaagtagcctaactgacacaggaggccgtgagcaagacacacggagatcaatcagacagagagggggcactgaataatttgattacaacGGCTTAATTATACTGTGTTGCTTACGCCTATATGCCTATCTAatagaatctatgaatatgcgcattagcctactccgcaaatatgtttccaaatcaaatgtttcaggcagggacgcgcacacggatgaacacaatagaaaacggacattgtattatttcctaaccagaacagcagcttaataacattgtgcttcaaatctgactgtcagttaagaataaaatgcatatgagcccacacaatcataccagagattctaagagtaggtCCAGCTTTATATCTCTGGTTGTGTGAGCTAGTGCGTCGGGCACATTTCTGCCAGGAG from the Engraulis encrasicolus isolate BLACKSEA-1 chromosome 14, IST_EnEncr_1.0, whole genome shotgun sequence genome contains:
- the LOC134463196 gene encoding transcription factor HES-5-like; translation: MAPTITSTADHPKDYMSLSHKVRKPIVEKLRRDRINNSIEELKALLGPQLQNQQPESKLEKADILEMTVCLLRKKLQQKTLPFSNVVAAGQRFSMCPQKIPVFPSKEELQGRFSGAMLNHFQILKTSSDEDTVVASVLPQQNVLNQHNVNQEKIPANSAPWRPW